A single genomic interval of Roseomonas aeriglobus harbors:
- the ilvC gene encoding ketol-acid reductoisomerase — protein MRVYYDRDADLNLISNKKIAILGYGSQGHAHAQNLRDSGVKEVAIALRDGSATAKKAEGAGFTVMNNKDAAAWADILMILAPDEHQAAIYAEDLHANLKPGSTIAFAHGLNVHFGLIEPRDDIDVIMIAPKGPGHTVRSEYVRGGGVPCLVAIHQDKSGNAHDIALAYASGVGGGRSGIIETNFREECETDLFGEQAVLCGGITHLIQAGFETLVEAGYAPEMAYFECLHETKLIVDLLYEGGIANMRYSISNTAEYGDIVTGPRIITDETKKEMKRVLADIQSGRFVKNFVLDNRAGQPELKAARKLAEAHPIEKTGAELRAMMPWISANQLVDKAKN, from the coding sequence ATGCGTGTCTATTATGATCGCGACGCCGATCTGAACCTGATCTCGAACAAGAAGATCGCCATCCTGGGCTACGGCAGCCAGGGCCATGCCCACGCGCAGAACCTGCGCGATTCGGGCGTGAAGGAGGTCGCGATCGCGCTGCGCGACGGCTCGGCCACCGCGAAGAAGGCCGAAGGCGCCGGCTTCACGGTCATGAACAACAAGGACGCCGCCGCCTGGGCCGACATTCTGATGATCCTGGCGCCCGACGAACATCAGGCCGCGATCTACGCCGAGGATCTGCACGCCAATCTGAAGCCGGGCAGCACGATCGCCTTCGCCCACGGCCTGAACGTCCATTTCGGCCTGATCGAGCCGCGCGACGACATCGACGTCATCATGATCGCGCCGAAGGGCCCGGGCCACACGGTGCGCAGCGAATATGTCCGTGGCGGCGGCGTGCCCTGCCTAGTCGCGATCCATCAGGACAAGTCGGGCAACGCCCACGACATCGCGCTCGCCTATGCCAGCGGCGTCGGCGGCGGCCGATCGGGCATCATCGAGACGAACTTCCGCGAGGAATGCGAAACCGACCTGTTCGGCGAGCAGGCGGTTCTCTGCGGCGGCATCACGCACCTGATCCAGGCCGGGTTCGAGACGCTGGTCGAGGCCGGCTACGCGCCCGAAATGGCCTATTTCGAGTGCCTTCACGAAACCAAGCTGATCGTTGACCTTCTGTATGAGGGCGGCATCGCCAACATGCGCTATTCGATCAGCAACACCGCCGAATATGGCGACATCGTCACCGGTCCGCGGATCATCACCGATGAGACGAAGAAGGAAATGAAGCGCGTGCTGGCCGATATCCAGTCGGGCCGCTTCGTGAAAAACTTCGTGCTCGACAACCGCGCGGGCCAGCCGGAACTCAAGGCTGCGCGCAAGCTGGCCGAGGCGCATCCGATCGAGAAGACCGGCGCCGAACTCCGCGCGATGATGCCGTGGATCTCGGCCAACCAGCTGGTGGACAAGGCGAAGAACTGA
- a CDS encoding acetolactate synthase 3 large subunit has translation MTVTELSGATILVQALTDLGVEVVFGYPGGAVLPIYDALFQQSKIRHILVRHEQAATHAAEGYARATGKPGVVLVTSGPGATNAVTGITDALLDSIPMVVITGQVPTGLIGTDAFQEADTVGITRHCTKHNYLVKDPAKLGGVVHEAFHIATSGRPGPVVIDIPKDVQVATARYDAPGPIQHKTYRPQIAPDMAAIEQAVDMLAAAERPVFYTGGGVINAGPEASRLLRELVAITGAPVTSTLMGLGAFPASDPRWLGMLGMHGTYEANYAMNKADLIIAVGARFDDRVTGRLDAFSPNSRKVHIDIDRSSVNKTVRIDLPIIADARAALAAMLEVWVKREHPKPDLTEWWSRIEGWRQTRCLDFPEGDGTEIMPQRAIRALYEATKHRAPIVSTEVGQHQMWAAQHFGFEGPNKWLTSGGLGTMGYGLPAAIGAQLGHPDALCIDIAGEASIQMNIQELATATQYRLPVKIFILNNEYMGMVRQWQELTYQSRYAESYSDALPDFVKLAEAYGWKGIRIEKLDELDDGIAAMLDHDGPVMVDCRVAKLANCFPMIPSGAAHTEMMLQAAEVSGEMDDEAKALV, from the coding sequence TTGACCGTGACCGAACTGAGTGGAGCGACCATCCTCGTCCAGGCGCTGACCGACCTCGGCGTCGAGGTCGTGTTCGGCTATCCCGGCGGCGCGGTGCTTCCGATCTACGACGCGCTGTTCCAGCAATCGAAGATCCGGCATATTCTGGTCCGGCACGAACAGGCGGCGACGCACGCCGCGGAGGGCTATGCCCGCGCGACCGGCAAGCCGGGCGTCGTGCTTGTCACCTCCGGCCCCGGCGCGACCAATGCCGTCACCGGTATCACCGACGCGCTGCTCGATTCGATTCCGATGGTCGTCATCACCGGGCAGGTCCCGACCGGCCTGATCGGCACCGACGCGTTCCAGGAGGCCGACACCGTTGGCATTACGCGTCACTGCACCAAGCATAATTATCTGGTGAAGGACCCTGCAAAGCTGGGCGGGGTCGTCCATGAGGCGTTCCATATCGCGACCTCCGGGCGTCCGGGGCCGGTCGTCATCGACATTCCGAAGGACGTTCAGGTCGCAACCGCACGATACGACGCGCCGGGTCCGATCCAGCACAAGACGTATCGCCCGCAGATCGCCCCCGACATGGCCGCGATCGAGCAGGCGGTCGATATGCTCGCCGCCGCCGAACGTCCGGTGTTCTACACCGGCGGCGGCGTCATCAATGCGGGCCCAGAGGCGTCGCGGCTGCTGCGCGAACTGGTTGCAATCACCGGCGCGCCGGTCACCTCCACGCTGATGGGCCTGGGCGCGTTCCCGGCGTCGGACCCGAGGTGGCTGGGCATGCTCGGCATGCACGGCACCTACGAAGCCAATTATGCGATGAACAAGGCCGACCTGATCATCGCGGTCGGTGCGCGGTTCGACGACCGTGTGACGGGGCGGCTCGATGCTTTCAGCCCGAACAGCCGGAAGGTGCACATCGATATCGACCGGTCGAGCGTGAACAAGACGGTGCGCATCGACCTGCCAATCATCGCCGACGCCCGCGCCGCGCTCGCCGCGATGCTGGAGGTGTGGGTCAAGCGCGAGCATCCCAAGCCCGACCTCACCGAATGGTGGAGCCGGATCGAGGGCTGGCGCCAGACCCGCTGCCTCGACTTCCCCGAAGGCGACGGCACGGAGATCATGCCGCAGCGGGCGATCCGGGCGCTGTACGAGGCGACCAAGCATCGCGCTCCGATCGTGTCGACCGAGGTCGGCCAGCACCAGATGTGGGCCGCCCAGCATTTCGGCTTCGAAGGGCCGAACAAGTGGCTGACCAGCGGCGGTCTCGGTACGATGGGCTACGGCCTGCCTGCCGCGATCGGCGCGCAGCTGGGGCATCCGGATGCGCTGTGCATCGATATCGCCGGTGAGGCGTCGATCCAGATGAACATCCAGGAGCTGGCGACCGCGACCCAGTATCGCTTGCCGGTCAAGATCTTCATCCTGAACAACGAATATATGGGCATGGTCCGCCAATGGCAGGAGCTGACGTACCAGTCGCGCTATGCCGAAAGCTATTCGGACGCGCTGCCCGATTTCGTGAAGCTGGCCGAGGCGTACGGCTGGAAAGGCATCCGGATCGAAAAACTCGACGAGCTGGACGACGGCATTGCCGCGATGCTCGACCATGACGGCCCGGTGATGGTCGACTGCCGTGTCGCGAAACTCGCCAACTGCTTCCCGATGATCCCGTCGGGGGCGGCGCATACCGAGATGATGCTTCAGGCAGCGGAGGTCTCGGGCGAGATGGACGACGAGGCGAAGGCCTTGGTTTGA
- a CDS encoding YceI family protein, which produces MRLPLILVAATAAIATPIVAQQAMQAPGSKNPAAITGGTYTVDPGHTLVGWRVDHLGFNDYFGIFGSVTGTLTLDPKRPNAAKVDVTIPVSKVTTASAGLTAHLLRAGKDGGKPDFFGASPADARFVSTNVVATGQRAKITGNLTLNGVTKPVTLDATFSGAGKMPAQMGGKETVGFHATTTIKRSEFGVAYGIPMVSDAVKLDITAAFEK; this is translated from the coding sequence ATGCGTTTGCCGCTCATCCTCGTCGCCGCGACCGCCGCGATCGCCACGCCGATCGTCGCTCAGCAAGCGATGCAGGCACCGGGGTCGAAGAACCCGGCCGCTATCACCGGGGGCACCTACACGGTCGACCCTGGCCACACGTTGGTCGGGTGGCGGGTCGACCATCTCGGCTTCAACGACTATTTCGGCATCTTCGGCAGCGTCACGGGCACGCTGACGCTCGATCCGAAGCGTCCTAATGCCGCCAAGGTCGACGTGACGATCCCGGTGTCCAAGGTGACCACCGCCAGCGCCGGGCTGACCGCGCATCTGCTGCGTGCCGGCAAGGACGGCGGCAAGCCCGATTTCTTCGGCGCCAGCCCGGCTGACGCGCGCTTTGTGTCCACCAATGTCGTGGCGACGGGCCAGCGTGCGAAGATCACCGGTAACCTGACGTTGAACGGTGTGACGAAGCCGGTCACGCTGGACGCGACCTTCTCGGGTGCGGGCAAGATGCCGGCGCAGATGGGCGGCAAGGAAACCGTCGGCTTCCACGCCACGACGACGATCAAGCGCAGCGAGTTCGGCGTCGCCTATGGCATCCCGATGGTGTCGGACGCTGTGAAGCTCGACATCACCGCAGCATTCGAAAAATAA
- the ilvN gene encoding acetolactate synthase small subunit: MHIKSETTERHTLAVIVDNEPGILARIAGLFTARGYNIESLTVSEVTEDKAVSRITIVTSASAHVLEQIVAQLDRLVPVHKVRDLTAEGQHVERELALVKVAGSGDHRIEALRLADVYRARVVDATTSSFVFEVTGGREKIDKFVELMAEVGLVEVARTGIVAIARGREGA; the protein is encoded by the coding sequence TTGCACATCAAATCCGAAACCACCGAACGCCACACGCTGGCGGTCATCGTCGACAACGAACCCGGTATCCTCGCGCGGATCGCCGGGCTGTTCACCGCACGCGGCTATAATATCGAGAGCCTGACGGTGTCCGAAGTGACCGAGGACAAGGCCGTCAGCCGGATCACCATCGTGACCTCGGCGAGCGCGCATGTGCTCGAACAGATCGTGGCGCAGCTCGACCGACTCGTCCCCGTCCACAAGGTCCGCGATCTGACCGCGGAGGGGCAGCATGTCGAACGCGAACTGGCGCTGGTGAAGGTCGCAGGCTCGGGCGATCACCGCATCGAGGCGCTGCGCCTGGCCGACGTGTACCGCGCGCGGGTGGTCGATGCGACGACCTCTAGCTTCGTCTTCGAGGTCACCGGCGGACGCGAGAAGATCGACAAGTTCGTCGAGCTGATGGCCGAAGTCGGCCTGGTCGAAGTCGCCCGCACCGGTATCGTCGCCATCGCGCGGGGCCGCGAGGGGGCGTAG
- the folE gene encoding GTP cyclohydrolase I FolE, whose amino-acid sequence MTDHHAIDAADGDLVAPAPKIPVPDEVAAAVATLIRWAGDDPGREGLLDTPKRVARAWKEYCQGYAEDPKVHLSRVFEEVGGYDEIVLLKDIPFQSHCEHHMAPIIGRAHIAYLPKDHVVGISKLARVLHGYARRLQVQERLTAEVADCIWEGLRPRGVAVVIEATHACMTARGVRTPGVGMVTSRMMGTFREDERSRKEVLALMGMR is encoded by the coding sequence ATGACCGATCATCACGCAATCGACGCCGCCGACGGCGACCTGGTCGCCCCGGCGCCCAAGATCCCCGTGCCGGATGAGGTCGCGGCTGCGGTCGCTACCCTGATCCGCTGGGCGGGCGACGACCCCGGCCGTGAAGGTCTGCTCGACACGCCGAAACGTGTCGCGCGCGCATGGAAGGAATATTGCCAGGGCTATGCCGAGGACCCGAAGGTCCATCTGTCGCGCGTGTTCGAGGAGGTCGGCGGATATGACGAGATCGTCCTGCTGAAGGATATTCCGTTCCAGTCGCATTGCGAACATCACATGGCGCCGATTATCGGCCGGGCGCACATTGCCTATCTGCCGAAGGATCATGTCGTTGGCATTTCGAAGCTGGCACGCGTGCTTCATGGCTATGCGCGGCGGTTGCAGGTTCAGGAGCGGCTGACCGCGGAGGTCGCCGATTGCATCTGGGAGGGGCTGCGTCCGCGCGGTGTCGCGGTGGTGATCGAGGCGACCCACGCCTGCATGACCGCGCGCGGTGTTCGCACGCCTGGCGTCGGCATGGTCACCAGCCGGATGATGGGGACGTTTCGGGAGGACGAGCGCAGTCGCAAGGAAGTGTTGGCGCTGATGGGAATGCGATGA
- a CDS encoding aminoglycoside phosphotransferase family protein, giving the protein MILTDAAAMHRAVVAAFPDLEGLPVTVHDGGWDSVAIEIGPWICKFPREEDGVDALRREAAVLDILRPRLTMPVPEMIVVDGPPLFTRHRMLPGGALTADDYSALSTHGRATLADDVARFLAELHAIDADWPAMGVEADEEEDEVELDDGLALLPRDLCGVAERTIIDHAALGADPLGAGLCYLDAHGRNFAFDTQAGRLTGVYDFGDVAIAGRHEEFVEPAYVSRDFARAVIGAYEAHTARALDRGRVETLIGMQRLTELATDADHPVHGATVRAYATDWFARPTLA; this is encoded by the coding sequence ATGATCCTGACCGATGCCGCCGCGATGCATCGGGCGGTGGTTGCGGCATTTCCGGATCTCGAAGGATTGCCGGTGACGGTGCATGATGGCGGCTGGGACAGCGTCGCCATCGAAATCGGGCCGTGGATCTGCAAATTTCCCCGGGAAGAGGATGGCGTCGACGCGCTGCGTCGAGAAGCGGCCGTCCTCGACATCCTTCGACCTCGACTGACGATGCCGGTGCCCGAAATGATCGTGGTCGATGGCCCGCCGCTGTTCACCCGCCATCGAATGCTGCCGGGCGGGGCGCTGACCGCCGATGACTATAGCGCGTTGTCGACCCATGGCCGCGCCACGCTCGCGGACGATGTCGCGCGCTTTCTCGCCGAACTGCACGCGATCGACGCCGACTGGCCCGCGATGGGTGTCGAGGCGGACGAAGAGGAGGACGAGGTCGAACTCGACGACGGCCTCGCGTTGCTGCCGCGCGACCTGTGCGGCGTCGCCGAGCGGACGATCATCGATCACGCGGCGCTCGGCGCCGATCCTCTGGGCGCGGGCCTGTGCTATCTCGACGCGCACGGCCGCAACTTCGCGTTCGATACGCAGGCCGGGCGACTGACCGGGGTCTACGACTTCGGCGACGTGGCGATTGCCGGGCGGCACGAGGAGTTCGTCGAGCCGGCCTATGTTTCGCGCGACTTCGCACGCGCTGTTATCGGCGCCTATGAGGCACACACCGCGCGAGCGCTCGACCGCGGGCGTGTCGAAACGCTGATCGGAATGCAGCGGCTGACCGAGCTGGCGACGGATGCGGATCATCCGGTGCATGGCGCGACGGTCCGAGCCTATGCGACAGATTGGTTTGCCCGCCCCACACTGGCCTGA
- the leuA gene encoding 2-isopropylmalate synthase, whose translation MLRNPSTKYRPFPTIALPDRQWPSQTITQAPRWLSTDMRDGNQALIDPMDAEKKARFFDLLVAVGLKEIEVGFPSAGATEFDFISGLVRNDRIPDDVTVQVLTQSRRDLIETSFASLEGAKTAIVHLYNAVSPAWRRIVFGMTPAQVRDVAVEGAKVLRDQAARYPGTDWRFEYSPETFSTAELEVSLDVCEAVMDVLQPTPDKPIIFNLPATVECATPNVYADQVEWFGRNIRNRDSVVISLHTHNDRGTGVAATELGLMAGADRVEGCLFGNGERTGNVCLVTVALNMYTQGIDPGLDFSDIDRVIKTVEYCTRLPVHPRHPYGGDLVFTAFSGSHQDAIKKGFAAQDARNDDYWEVPYLPIDPKDVGRDYEAVIRVNSQSGKGGVAWVLEQDKGLKLPKRLQADFSRHVQAMADATSRELGAADIWSCFEATYLAKASDRFALVNYEESGAVGDRIFVGRVAVDGEERSISGRGNGLISGVVAALADTTGPSLDVVDYSEHAIGHGADAQAAAYVECRTADGGVVWGVGIDADVATASVRAVLSAANRTG comes from the coding sequence ATGTTGCGCAATCCTTCGACCAAATACCGCCCGTTCCCGACGATCGCCCTGCCCGATCGCCAATGGCCGTCGCAGACGATAACCCAGGCCCCGCGCTGGCTGTCGACCGACATGCGCGACGGCAACCAGGCGCTGATCGATCCGATGGACGCGGAGAAGAAGGCCCGCTTCTTCGACCTGCTCGTCGCGGTCGGGCTGAAGGAGATCGAGGTCGGCTTTCCAAGCGCCGGCGCAACCGAATTCGATTTCATCTCCGGCCTCGTCCGCAACGACCGGATTCCCGACGACGTCACCGTCCAGGTGCTGACCCAGTCGCGCCGCGACCTGATAGAAACCAGCTTCGCCAGCCTGGAAGGCGCGAAGACCGCGATCGTCCACCTGTACAATGCGGTCAGCCCGGCGTGGCGGCGCATCGTGTTTGGCATGACGCCCGCGCAGGTCCGGGACGTCGCGGTCGAAGGGGCGAAGGTGCTGCGCGACCAGGCTGCCAGATATCCCGGCACCGACTGGCGCTTCGAATATTCGCCCGAGACCTTCTCCACTGCCGAGCTGGAGGTCAGCCTCGACGTGTGCGAAGCGGTAATGGACGTGCTGCAGCCGACGCCGGACAAGCCGATCATCTTCAACCTGCCCGCCACGGTCGAATGCGCGACGCCCAACGTCTATGCCGATCAGGTCGAATGGTTCGGGCGCAATATCCGCAACCGCGATTCGGTCGTGATATCGCTCCACACGCACAACGACCGCGGCACCGGAGTCGCGGCGACCGAACTGGGGCTGATGGCCGGCGCCGACCGGGTCGAGGGCTGTTTGTTCGGCAACGGCGAGCGCACCGGCAACGTCTGTCTGGTGACCGTCGCGCTCAATATGTACACGCAAGGGATCGATCCGGGCCTCGATTTCTCGGATATCGACCGGGTCATCAAAACAGTCGAATATTGCACCCGGCTGCCGGTCCACCCGCGTCATCCCTATGGCGGCGATCTGGTCTTCACCGCCTTTTCCGGCAGCCATCAGGATGCGATCAAGAAGGGGTTCGCCGCTCAGGACGCGCGCAACGACGATTATTGGGAAGTCCCCTATCTGCCGATCGACCCGAAGGACGTCGGTCGGGATTACGAAGCCGTCATCCGCGTCAATTCGCAGTCGGGCAAGGGCGGCGTCGCCTGGGTATTGGAGCAGGACAAGGGCCTGAAGCTTCCCAAGCGCCTGCAGGCCGATTTCAGCCGGCACGTCCAGGCGATGGCCGACGCGACCAGCCGCGAATTGGGGGCGGCCGATATCTGGTCCTGCTTCGAGGCGACGTATCTCGCCAAAGCCAGCGACCGTTTCGCGCTGGTGAATTACGAGGAAAGCGGCGCGGTCGGCGATCGTATCTTTGTCGGACGGGTCGCGGTCGACGGTGAGGAACGCTCCATCTCCGGTCGGGGAAACGGCCTGATCTCCGGCGTCGTCGCGGCTCTGGCGGACACGACCGGCCCCAGCCTCGACGTCGTGGACTATTCGGAACATGCGATCGGCCACGGCGCCGATGCACAGGCCGCGGCCTATGTCGAATGCCGGACGGCGGACGGCGGCGTGGTGTGGGGCGTCGGGATCGACGCCGACGTCGCGACTGCGAGCGTGCGCGCAGTGCTCAGCGCGGCGAACCGGACGGGGTGA
- a CDS encoding BLUF domain-containing protein codes for MRQILYISTAAGTAGTIDANEILAVSRRNNTSDGVTGLLYFDGKRFLQALEGEPAAVARALSRIEGDRRHRAIVILSDRTVEEREFGSWSMAYRAADTNSDGFIARVTDLVSGASPNVRATFTSFAEARRAA; via the coding sequence ATGCGCCAGATACTTTACATCAGCACCGCTGCAGGAACGGCCGGTACGATCGATGCCAACGAGATCCTGGCGGTATCGCGGCGGAACAACACGTCGGACGGCGTGACCGGGCTGCTATACTTCGATGGAAAGCGCTTTCTTCAGGCGCTGGAGGGGGAGCCGGCAGCCGTGGCCCGCGCGCTGTCCCGAATCGAGGGCGATCGCCGCCATCGCGCGATCGTCATTCTGTCGGATCGTACTGTCGAGGAACGCGAATTCGGTAGCTGGTCGATGGCGTATCGTGCGGCCGACACGAATTCCGACGGCTTCATCGCGCGGGTGACCGACCTGGTGTCCGGCGCGTCCCCCAACGTGCGCGCCACCTTCACCAGCTTCGCCGAGGCGCGCCGCGCAGCTTGA
- the miaA gene encoding tRNA (adenosine(37)-N6)-dimethylallyltransferase MiaA, with amino-acid sequence MSVKPKVALIAGPTASGKSALALALAEAHGGTVINADASQVYADLRILSARPSVAEEARAPHRLFGHVDGADTGYSAARWAVEATAAIDAVHATGGLPILVGGTGLYLRTLIDGIAPVPDIDPLVRAEVRDASVASNHARLVEHDPAAAARLNPADTTRVARALEVVLSTGRPLAGWQAQRSRGIGERIDLTATILLPPRDWLMARCDARLATMFDTGGVAEVAALLERDDVAPGSPVRRAIGVPDIADWLCGNLTRDEALARASAATRQYAKRQYTWFRNQPPDDWQRTEATETADLFRGFEIRLRR; translated from the coding sequence ATGTCGGTGAAACCCAAGGTCGCGCTCATCGCAGGGCCGACGGCCAGCGGCAAGTCCGCACTGGCGCTCGCGCTCGCCGAAGCGCACGGCGGCACGGTGATCAACGCCGATGCCAGCCAGGTCTATGCCGACCTGCGCATCCTCTCAGCCCGCCCCAGCGTCGCGGAGGAAGCCCGCGCCCCGCACCGGCTGTTCGGCCATGTTGACGGCGCCGATACCGGCTATTCCGCCGCGCGCTGGGCAGTCGAGGCGACGGCGGCGATCGATGCCGTGCATGCAACCGGCGGCCTGCCGATCCTGGTCGGTGGAACGGGGCTCTATCTGCGCACGCTGATCGACGGCATCGCGCCGGTACCGGACATCGATCCCCTGGTCCGCGCCGAGGTGCGTGACGCATCGGTGGCGAGCAATCATGCGCGCCTGGTCGAGCACGACCCCGCAGCCGCCGCCCGCCTCAACCCCGCCGACACGACCCGCGTCGCCCGCGCGCTGGAGGTCGTGCTGTCGACCGGCCGCCCACTGGCTGGGTGGCAGGCGCAGCGCTCCAGAGGGATCGGCGAACGCATCGACCTGACGGCCACCATCCTGCTCCCCCCGCGCGATTGGTTGATGGCACGGTGCGATGCGCGACTGGCGACGATGTTCGATACCGGCGGTGTGGCGGAAGTCGCCGCGCTGCTGGAGCGGGACGACGTGGCGCCAGGCTCGCCCGTCCGCCGGGCGATCGGCGTACCGGACATCGCCGATTGGCTGTGCGGAAACCTGACCCGCGACGAGGCACTTGCCCGGGCATCTGCAGCGACCCGTCAGTACGCGAAGCGTCAATACACCTGGTTTCGAAACCAACCGCCGGATGACTGGCAACGCACCGAAGCGACAGAAACGGCCGATCTTTTCCGTGGTTTTGAAATAAGATTACGCCGTTAA
- the serB gene encoding phosphoserine phosphatase SerB yields MFTATLIAPGILAAGDISAAQDRLDAAGCAPAAWSWLDEGDAADIAFALAPDAARAALEGAFPGTDVAVQPGEGRRKALIVADMDSTMITVECIDELADYAGIKAEIAEITERAMRGELDFAGALDARVALLKGLDEGAIDRCLAERVTLMPGAKTLVRTMKALGAYSVLVSGGFTRFAEPVGKEIGFDRVVANQLVVADGALDGTVTKPIVDSGTKQAELERALADRGLTAAQALAVGDGANDLAMIRVAGLGIAFHAKPIVAAAAGVRIDHNDLTALLWAQGIARSEWVGG; encoded by the coding sequence ATGTTCACGGCCACGCTGATCGCTCCCGGCATTCTCGCCGCCGGCGACATTTCCGCCGCGCAGGATCGCCTCGATGCCGCCGGGTGCGCACCGGCCGCCTGGAGCTGGCTGGACGAAGGGGATGCGGCGGACATTGCCTTCGCCTTGGCGCCCGACGCGGCCCGTGCGGCGCTTGAAGGCGCCTTCCCTGGCACCGACGTCGCGGTCCAGCCGGGCGAGGGCCGTCGCAAGGCGCTGATCGTCGCCGATATGGATTCGACGATGATCACGGTCGAGTGCATCGATGAGCTCGCCGACTATGCCGGCATCAAGGCCGAGATCGCCGAGATCACCGAGCGCGCGATGCGGGGGGAACTCGACTTCGCCGGCGCGCTCGACGCACGCGTCGCGCTGCTCAAGGGTTTGGACGAAGGCGCGATCGACCGCTGTCTGGCGGAGCGGGTCACGCTGATGCCGGGCGCGAAGACGCTGGTACGCACGATGAAGGCGCTGGGCGCGTACAGCGTCCTCGTCTCGGGCGGCTTCACCCGCTTTGCCGAGCCTGTGGGCAAGGAGATCGGTTTCGACCGCGTGGTTGCCAATCAGCTGGTGGTCGCCGATGGGGCGCTCGACGGCACGGTGACCAAGCCGATCGTCGATTCCGGCACCAAACAGGCCGAACTCGAACGCGCGTTGGCCGACCGCGGCCTCACCGCGGCGCAGGCGTTGGCGGTGGGCGATGGCGCCAACGACCTGGCGATGATTCGCGTGGCCGGGCTGGGCATCGCCTTTCACGCCAAGCCGATCGTTGCGGCGGCGGCCGGCGTGCGGATCGACCACAACGACCTGACGGCGCTGCTGTGGGCGCAGGGCATCGCGCGGTCCGAGTGGGTCGGTGGGTGA
- a CDS encoding SPOR domain-containing protein gives MAKKRFGTAMVLGVAAALATVVLLPSPASADVKAGVDAWARGDYKKAIDEWRPLAIAGDADAQFNLGQAYKLGRGVPIDLAMAEEWYRKAAVQGHPQASDNYGLALFQNNRRDQALPWLEKSAARGEPRAQYVLGTMFFNADVVQRDWVKAYALMTRANAAGLPQAATTLAQMDRYISASDRQKGTELARRYEAEATNPLPTTTTRLAANTPRPTRTPPARRQIETTDVPPSQPVTPDVIDTRPARTPPPPAPRPVAPRPSAEPKPVASGAWRVQLGAFRDPDGARRLWSQVASRFPGRQPYYVRAGDLTRLLVGPYASQAEATRGCGSVKPCVPSR, from the coding sequence ATGGCGAAGAAGCGGTTTGGCACGGCGATGGTTCTGGGCGTTGCGGCAGCGCTGGCAACGGTCGTGCTGCTGCCCAGCCCCGCGTCCGCCGATGTGAAGGCCGGAGTCGATGCCTGGGCACGCGGCGATTACAAGAAAGCCATCGACGAATGGCGCCCGCTGGCGATCGCGGGCGATGCCGATGCGCAATTCAACCTGGGCCAGGCCTATAAGCTCGGCCGCGGGGTGCCGATCGATCTTGCCATGGCGGAGGAATGGTATCGCAAGGCCGCGGTGCAGGGGCATCCGCAGGCGTCCGACAATTATGGTCTGGCGCTGTTCCAGAACAATCGCCGCGACCAGGCGCTGCCGTGGCTGGAAAAGTCCGCCGCCCGGGGCGAGCCGCGCGCGCAATATGTCCTCGGCACGATGTTCTTCAACGCCGATGTGGTGCAGCGCGACTGGGTGAAGGCCTATGCGCTGATGACCCGCGCCAATGCTGCCGGCCTGCCGCAGGCGGCGACGACGCTGGCACAGATGGACCGCTATATCTCGGCCAGTGATCGCCAGAAGGGCACCGAACTTGCCCGCCGGTACGAGGCGGAAGCGACCAATCCGTTGCCGACGACGACCACGCGCCTCGCCGCCAATACCCCGCGCCCCACCCGCACGCCGCCGGCACGCCGCCAGATCGAGACAACGGATGTCCCGCCGTCGCAGCCGGTGACGCCCGACGTGATCGATACGCGCCCGGCCCGCACGCCGCCCCCACCTGCCCCGCGCCCGGTCGCCCCCCGCCCCTCCGCCGAACCCAAGCCGGTCGCGAGCGGCGCATGGCGCGTCCAGCTCGGCGCCTTCCGCGACCCAGATGGCGCGCGCCGTTTGTGGAGCCAGGTTGCCAGCCGCTTCCCCGGCCGCCAGCCCTATTACGTCAGGGCGGGCGACCTGACCCGCTTGCTCGTCGGCCCCTATGCCAGCCAGGCAGAGGCTACGCGCGGCTGCGGCTCGGTCAAGCCCTGCGTGCCGAGCCGGTAA